In a single window of the Desulfomicrobium apsheronum genome:
- a CDS encoding DUF4391 domain-containing protein yields MNLIDSPFLFEYPEHAYFGRVLPKNKIYEHGSPRSAVKQLFVSQVEQIVWQYKLAPETINMSGLPSVPEIQIFSIALKDGALKTEVLQCIDLAIPFPIIFELRFDGKVKPVAAFKRPSETDACKWVISEYFDCDWAATDTPRKPLPMVFDLEALYGHLLLPLMPYPARSGEDLQKRVERMERIRLKQRELERCEARLRKEKQFNRKVGINAELREVKAQLSELKK; encoded by the coding sequence ATGAACCTGATTGATTCTCCGTTTTTGTTTGAATACCCGGAACACGCATATTTCGGACGCGTGCTGCCCAAGAATAAAATCTACGAGCACGGAAGCCCACGTAGCGCCGTCAAGCAGTTGTTTGTCAGCCAGGTGGAGCAGATCGTCTGGCAGTACAAGCTCGCCCCGGAAACCATTAACATGAGTGGCTTACCGTCTGTTCCGGAAATTCAAATTTTTAGTATCGCCTTGAAGGATGGAGCCCTGAAGACGGAAGTGCTGCAATGCATTGACCTAGCCATACCATTCCCGATCATTTTTGAGCTTCGGTTCGACGGGAAAGTAAAACCTGTCGCCGCCTTTAAGCGGCCGAGTGAAACGGATGCCTGCAAGTGGGTCATTAGCGAATATTTTGATTGCGACTGGGCAGCTACCGATACGCCACGCAAGCCCTTGCCGATGGTTTTTGATCTTGAGGCACTCTACGGTCATTTGCTGCTGCCACTAATGCCGTACCCGGCACGGTCTGGCGAAGACCTGCAAAAACGAGTGGAGCGGATGGAGCGCATTCGGCTCAAGCAGCGGGAGCTGGAGCGTTGTGAGGCCCGACTCCGGAAAGAAAAGCAGTTCAACCGTAAGGTCGGGATCAATGCCGAACTGCGCGAAGTGAAAGCCCAGCTGTCGGAATTGAAAAAATAA
- a CDS encoding site-specific DNA-methyltransferase, giving the protein MEKMKMHSPNLTRENITRIREMFPGCVTEAQGKDGKIRLAVDFDQLRQELSESIVDGPQERYHLNWPGKREALLTANAPIAKTLRPCREESVDFDTTKSLFIEGDNLEALKLLQETYLGQVKMIYVDPPYNRKKGNNLVYRDDFVGNTYEYLTQSNQADEHGYRLVANTEANGRFHSDWLGMMYQRLRVARNLLAPAGVIAISIDDAETANVLHLCYEVFGESNFVGTLIWKNATDNNPTNVAVEHESIHVFARSKSNLEGVWKSSVSDVKEVLVRIGSELAEKYSDLTDLQSAYTEWYRENKTQLGPLADYKFIDGNGVYAGSRSVHNPGKEGYRYDVIHPDTGKACKQPLMGYRFPEETMKRLLSERRVLFGDDENKLIELKVYASEFEDKLSSVFELDGRSGPYDLKALFPEGKKVFSNPKPVLLMERLVSFMTGPQDICLDMFAGSSTLAHATLELNRREGGSRRFISVQYPERIGQDSKDAKEAYNFCKQAGLEPLISEISKERTRRAGAALREKEGVPDWSRDVGFRVLKIDSSNMADVYYTPDAADQNKFQYYVDNIKPDRTSEDLLFQVLLDWGVDLSLPIRKETIQGKAVFFVNEPPYDLVACFDTGVNEDLVKELAKFEPLRVVFRDAGFATDAAKINVEQIFKQMSPGTDVKSI; this is encoded by the coding sequence ATGGAAAAGATGAAAATGCACTCCCCAAACCTGACCCGGGAGAACATAACCCGTATCCGCGAGATGTTTCCCGGCTGTGTGACAGAGGCCCAGGGCAAAGACGGCAAGATTAGGCTGGCTGTGGATTTCGACCAGTTGCGGCAGGAGTTGTCCGAGTCCATAGTGGATGGCCCTCAAGAACGTTACCATCTCAACTGGCCAGGAAAACGTGAGGCGTTGCTCACTGCCAACGCTCCCATAGCCAAGACTCTGCGCCCCTGCCGCGAAGAGAGTGTAGATTTCGATACCACAAAGAGCCTGTTTATTGAGGGGGATAATCTGGAGGCTTTAAAGTTACTCCAGGAGACCTATCTCGGACAAGTCAAAATGATCTATGTTGATCCCCCGTATAATCGGAAAAAGGGGAATAATCTCGTTTACCGAGACGATTTCGTTGGTAACACCTATGAGTATCTAACGCAAAGCAATCAAGCCGACGAACATGGTTATCGACTTGTTGCCAACACGGAAGCAAATGGTAGGTTTCACTCCGATTGGCTCGGGATGATGTATCAACGCCTTCGAGTTGCAAGGAATCTTCTGGCACCAGCGGGAGTCATCGCTATATCCATCGATGATGCGGAAACAGCAAACGTTCTCCATTTGTGTTATGAAGTCTTCGGTGAATCGAATTTCGTTGGTACACTTATTTGGAAAAACGCTACTGACAACAACCCTACCAACGTTGCTGTCGAACACGAAAGCATTCATGTTTTTGCAAGAAGCAAAAGCAACTTGGAAGGTGTCTGGAAGAGTTCTGTCTCCGATGTCAAAGAAGTTCTCGTGAGAATTGGCTCTGAATTGGCTGAAAAGTATTCGGACTTAACTGATCTGCAATCGGCTTATACAGAGTGGTATCGCGAGAATAAGACACAACTTGGACCGTTAGCAGACTACAAGTTTATCGATGGAAATGGCGTTTATGCAGGTAGTCGTAGTGTTCATAACCCTGGGAAAGAAGGGTATCGATACGACGTTATTCATCCTGACACCGGCAAAGCCTGCAAGCAGCCGCTTATGGGGTATCGGTTTCCAGAAGAGACAATGAAGCGCTTGCTATCGGAGAGACGAGTTCTATTTGGAGATGATGAGAACAAGCTTATTGAACTGAAGGTATACGCCTCAGAGTTTGAGGATAAGCTGTCCAGCGTCTTTGAACTTGATGGTAGGTCTGGCCCATACGATTTAAAAGCTCTCTTCCCAGAAGGGAAGAAAGTGTTTTCTAATCCAAAGCCCGTTCTTCTGATGGAGCGTCTAGTATCCTTTATGACTGGGCCACAGGACATCTGCCTTGATATGTTCGCTGGTTCCTCGACGCTTGCGCATGCAACGCTTGAACTCAACCGGCGCGAAGGTGGAAGCCGCAGGTTCATAAGTGTCCAATATCCTGAGAGAATTGGGCAGGATAGCAAGGATGCAAAAGAGGCTTACAACTTCTGCAAGCAGGCAGGACTCGAACCTTTGATTTCCGAGATTTCAAAGGAACGTACGCGGCGTGCCGGGGCAGCGTTACGCGAAAAGGAAGGCGTTCCAGATTGGAGCCGGGATGTTGGCTTCCGCGTCCTCAAAATCGATTCATCCAACATGGCAGACGTCTACTATACTCCGGACGCTGCAGATCAAAACAAGTTTCAATACTACGTGGACAATATCAAGCCGGACCGCACATCTGAAGATCTGCTCTTTCAGGTGTTATTAGACTGGGGTGTGGATCTTTCGCTGCCCATCCGAAAAGAGACCATCCAGGGCAAGGCCGTCTTTTTTGTCAATGAGCCGCCCTATGATCTTGTGGCCTGCTTCGATACCGGCGTGAATGAGGACCTCGTCAAAGAACTTGCCAAGTTTGAGCCGTTGCGGGTTGTGTTCCGTGACGCTGGCTTTGCCACTGACGCCGCCAAGATCAATGTGGAACAGATCTTCAAGCAGATGTCTCCTGGCACTGACGTGAAATCGATTTAG
- a CDS encoding type III restriction-modification system endonuclease yields MKLKFKVQPYQTSAVESVVDCFAGQVNTAGLAYRIDPGVNKKLLAQGATLPGINLDVEQTGFKNADIHLTDAQLLTNIQDVQRRQNLPLSENLVSSAGCKVNLDVEMETGTGKTYCYVKTFFEMNKRYGWTKFIVVVPSIAIREGVLKSLEITAEHFTESYGKKARFFAYNSRQLHHLESFSSDAGINVMVINIQAFNATGKDNRRIYDELDDFQSRRPIDVISSNRPILILDEPQKMEGSKTLEALTKFKPLMILRYSATHRTTHNKIHRLDALDAYNQKLVKKIAVRGIAVKGLAGTTGYLYLESIEISKKAPIARIEMEVRQGSGIKRIVKRLERGTDLFVESNELDQYRDFVIAQIDATKDTVEFTNGHVLSTGDATGDVTEMAIRRIQIREAIRAHLEKERILFAQGIKVLSLFFIDGVVKYRDYNHPDTKGEYARIFEEEYERLKGEFSSQLPLDSGEYQRFLKGIPVGLTHNGYFSIDKKSNQMKEPEGIKWVKDEETGQKTLRSDDVDAYDLILKDKERLLSFAEPVRFIFSHSALREGWDNPNVFVMCMLKHSDNSISRRQEVGRGLRISVNQLGDRMDNPATVHDVNVLTVVASESYKDFVGNLQREISESLSARPRKADEAYFTGKVVTTETGTVEITPVMAKQIYKYLLKNDYTDDADQVATVYHEAKAAGTLAALPPELAPHAEQIFGLIDSVFSDSQLPVPENANKAKINPINDANFQKKEFQALWSRINQKAVYRVEFDSTELIANSIAALNKDLRITPLQYTIHTGIQKDGITDDQLKHGDGFDLTDTDVETHNASVHSIVTYDLLGKLAENTQLTRKTIAAILSGINAGSFTQFKENPEHFIAEASRLINEQKAATVVERLSYDAVEDSHDIGIFTASQTKHDFTHAGNKLEKHIYDYVVTDSRVERNFVKELDTSDDVIVYAKLPKGFFIPTPVGNYNPDWAISFKEGKVKHIYFVAETKGSLSSLDLRGIENNKIECARKFFEMLNKKHEEKNLKYDVVTSFGKLMEIVGKGQRL; encoded by the coding sequence ATGAAACTCAAGTTTAAAGTCCAGCCCTATCAGACCAGCGCGGTTGAATCCGTGGTCGATTGCTTTGCTGGGCAGGTGAATACCGCAGGTCTTGCCTACCGAATTGACCCAGGTGTGAACAAAAAGCTGTTGGCACAGGGGGCGACTTTGCCGGGGATTAATCTTGATGTTGAGCAGACCGGCTTCAAAAATGCTGATATCCACCTGACCGATGCCCAACTGCTGACCAATATCCAGGACGTTCAGCGTCGTCAGAACCTACCCTTGTCTGAAAATCTGGTCTCAAGCGCCGGATGCAAGGTAAATCTTGATGTGGAGATGGAAACCGGGACCGGCAAGACATACTGCTACGTCAAAACATTCTTTGAAATGAATAAGCGATACGGCTGGACCAAGTTCATCGTGGTGGTACCCAGCATTGCCATCCGTGAAGGCGTGCTCAAATCACTGGAGATTACCGCCGAACATTTCACCGAAAGCTACGGCAAGAAGGCCCGATTCTTTGCCTACAATTCCAGGCAGCTGCACCATCTGGAAAGCTTTTCCTCCGATGCGGGCATCAACGTCATGGTAATCAATATCCAGGCGTTCAATGCCACGGGAAAGGACAACCGCCGCATCTATGACGAGCTGGACGATTTCCAGTCACGCCGTCCCATCGATGTGATCAGCAGCAACCGTCCCATTCTGATCCTCGATGAGCCACAGAAGATGGAAGGTTCGAAAACGCTGGAGGCATTGACCAAGTTCAAGCCGCTGATGATCCTACGCTATTCGGCCACCCATCGGACCACGCACAACAAGATCCACCGCCTCGACGCTCTGGACGCGTATAACCAGAAGTTGGTTAAGAAAATCGCAGTGCGTGGTATCGCCGTAAAGGGACTGGCTGGCACTACGGGCTATCTCTATCTGGAATCCATTGAGATATCTAAAAAAGCGCCAATTGCCCGAATCGAGATGGAGGTGCGCCAAGGATCCGGTATTAAGCGGATAGTCAAACGCTTGGAACGAGGAACAGACCTGTTCGTTGAGTCGAACGAACTGGATCAATACCGAGACTTTGTCATTGCCCAGATCGACGCCACCAAGGATACCGTGGAGTTTACCAATGGTCATGTTCTGAGTACTGGCGATGCAACCGGCGATGTTACGGAAATGGCCATCCGACGGATTCAAATCAGGGAGGCGATCAGAGCCCATCTTGAGAAAGAACGGATACTCTTTGCCCAGGGCATCAAGGTACTGTCCCTTTTCTTCATCGACGGGGTGGTAAAATACCGGGACTATAACCATCCTGATACAAAGGGAGAGTACGCCCGGATTTTTGAAGAGGAGTACGAACGGCTCAAAGGAGAATTTTCGAGTCAGCTTCCGTTGGATAGTGGTGAATACCAGAGATTTCTTAAAGGAATTCCCGTCGGACTCACTCATAACGGGTATTTCTCAATCGATAAAAAATCAAATCAAATGAAGGAACCTGAAGGGATCAAGTGGGTTAAAGATGAAGAGACCGGACAAAAAACACTTCGATCCGATGACGTGGATGCCTACGATTTGATCTTGAAGGACAAGGAACGACTACTCTCATTCGCTGAACCGGTCCGGTTCATTTTCTCCCATTCAGCTCTACGGGAAGGCTGGGATAACCCCAATGTTTTTGTCATGTGCATGCTTAAGCATAGCGACAATTCGATCTCGCGTCGTCAGGAAGTTGGCCGGGGGTTGCGGATCAGCGTCAACCAGCTCGGGGATCGTATGGACAACCCGGCTACGGTCCATGACGTGAACGTCCTGACCGTTGTTGCCAGCGAGAGTTACAAGGACTTTGTCGGAAATCTTCAGCGTGAGATCAGCGAGTCCCTCTCTGCACGCCCACGCAAGGCGGATGAAGCCTACTTCACCGGGAAGGTCGTCACCACCGAAACTGGGACCGTGGAGATTACCCCGGTCATGGCTAAGCAGATCTACAAATACCTGTTGAAAAATGACTATACCGATGATGCGGACCAGGTTGCAACAGTCTACCATGAGGCGAAAGCAGCCGGAACGTTGGCTGCCCTTCCGCCCGAGCTTGCCCCTCACGCAGAGCAGATATTCGGATTGATCGACAGTGTCTTCAGCGACTCCCAGCTGCCCGTTCCTGAAAATGCCAACAAGGCGAAAATCAATCCAATCAATGACGCCAACTTCCAGAAGAAAGAATTTCAGGCGTTATGGAGTCGGATCAACCAGAAAGCGGTCTACCGCGTTGAATTTGATTCCACGGAACTGATTGCCAACAGCATTGCGGCTCTCAATAAGGATCTCCGTATCACTCCTCTCCAGTATACAATTCACACTGGAATCCAGAAAGACGGTATTACCGATGATCAGTTGAAGCATGGCGACGGCTTTGATCTCACGGATACGGATGTTGAAACACATAATGCCTCTGTGCACTCCATAGTCACATACGACCTGCTGGGCAAGCTTGCCGAAAATACACAGCTGACCAGAAAGACCATTGCCGCTATCTTGAGCGGGATCAATGCCGGATCATTCACACAATTTAAGGAAAACCCGGAACATTTCATTGCCGAGGCGTCTCGCCTGATCAATGAGCAAAAGGCCGCCACAGTTGTGGAACGGCTCAGTTACGACGCCGTTGAGGACTCCCACGACATAGGTATTTTTACCGCGAGCCAGACCAAGCACGACTTCACCCATGCGGGTAACAAACTTGAAAAACACATCTACGACTACGTAGTTACGGATTCCAGAGTGGAACGGAATTTCGTGAAGGAATTGGATACGAGTGATGATGTTATCGTCTACGCAAAGCTCCCCAAAGGATTCTTTATTCCAACCCCTGTAGGCAACTACAATCCAGACTGGGCCATTTCCTTCAAGGAAGGCAAGGTGAAGCATATTTACTTTGTGGCTGAAACTAAAGGCTCACTCTCCAGCTTGGATTTGCGCGGGATTGAAAATAACAAGATCGAATGTGCAAGAAAGTTTTTCGAAATGCTCAATAAAAAGCATGAAGAAAAAAATTTAAAATACGACGTGGTCACGAGCTTTGGGAAACTGATGGAGATTGTTGGAAAGGGTCAAAGACTCTAA
- a CDS encoding Abi family protein: MEIDDPERVRRYLSHLNYYRLAAYWLPFEQDHPTHRFQPGTRFNTVLEHYIFDRELRLLVMDAIERLEVSLRTRWAYYLSHTYGPHAHLESRIFKLDGRWSHEENLRKLKDVVDSSAEVFIRHFDRYDEELPPVWVVCEVMTLGQLSKWYANLRHSKDRNAIAEAYGLDEVNLTSFLHHLSIVRNLCAHHARLWNREFAFTWKLPRLKPVGLLVNFHAPDGRRLYNTLVMLAYLMDRINPHSWKTRLEELFTKHPEVAERHMGFPENWQDRSLWRGQIL, from the coding sequence ATGGAGATTGATGATCCTGAACGAGTCAGGAGATATCTTTCTCATTTGAACTACTATCGTCTTGCCGCCTATTGGCTACCCTTCGAACAAGACCATCCTACCCACCGTTTTCAACCCGGTACTCGCTTCAACACCGTGCTTGAACATTACATCTTTGACCGGGAACTGCGTCTTCTGGTCATGGATGCCATTGAACGTCTTGAAGTGTCTTTGCGCACCCGCTGGGCCTATTATCTTTCCCACACGTATGGACCGCATGCACATCTTGAAAGCCGCATCTTCAAATTAGATGGGCGCTGGTCACACGAAGAAAACCTTCGAAAGCTGAAGGACGTGGTTGATTCCAGTGCTGAGGTCTTTATCCGGCATTTTGACCGATACGATGAAGAGTTGCCGCCAGTTTGGGTCGTTTGTGAGGTCATGACTCTAGGACAACTTTCCAAATGGTATGCGAATCTGCGTCATAGCAAGGATCGGAATGCCATTGCCGAGGCGTACGGTCTTGATGAAGTCAATCTGACCTCCTTTCTCCATCATCTGAGCATTGTCCGCAATCTTTGTGCCCACCATGCACGGCTCTGGAATCGGGAGTTTGCTTTTACCTGGAAGCTACCACGTCTTAAACCGGTTGGACTCCTGGTGAATTTTCATGCCCCAGATGGGAGAAGGCTCTATAACACGTTGGTTATGCTCGCATATCTGATGGATCGAATTAATCCACACAGCTGGAAAACACGGCTGGAAGAATTGTTTACAAAACATCCGGAAGTTGCGGAACGTCATATGGGCTTTCCTGAGAATTGGCAGGATAGGTCGCTGTGGCGTGGTCAGATACTATAA
- a CDS encoding DUF262 domain-containing protein — protein sequence MTTFDSTKSSLSELLRDIIAGKIQLPDFQRGWVWDDDHIRDLLVSIARSFPIGAVMLLEAGGEVRFQTRPVEGLERKIPKSQLPEKLILDGQQRLTTLTQTLALDEPVDTRTAKGKKIQRHYYFDIRKAVESPYSLEDAVIAVDDSRQLRSNFGRDVDLDLSTRELECKQLYFPCSQIMSSDDWEATLHQVAPEQFGAYMAFRKLVLTPFRTYQLPVILLKKETSKEAVCLVFEKVNTGGVALSVFELITASYAAEGYNLRDDWFGSNVRNVDSRQARIEKDDLLKGTESTEFLQAISLLTTHELRLADIQAGKTGKQVRPVSAKRADVLQLPLSAWHKWANSLESGFRQVGRFLRKECFYNRRDLPYSTQLIPLAAVLTQLGDRWLEPRIYDKLSQWFWCGVLGELYGGAVETRIANDYEELLRWVDDDEVIPRTVRDASFRPERFDTLRSRLSAAYKGINTLVLREGSKDWFWKASIRELDADEIAMDIHHIFPRAWCERKGIRSDRYDSILNKTPISYKANRKIGGDAPSVYIQRIQHEKQVKLNEEQMNKILATHALEPDLLRSDDFDRFVEDRCSRMVSLIERAMGKRVSLAEEKEEYEMRDEHVFSS from the coding sequence ATGACAACATTTGACAGCACTAAGTCCTCATTAAGTGAACTATTGCGCGACATTATCGCCGGTAAAATTCAATTGCCGGACTTTCAGCGCGGTTGGGTGTGGGATGATGATCACATACGGGACTTACTTGTCAGTATTGCCAGATCATTTCCCATTGGTGCAGTTATGTTGCTTGAAGCGGGTGGTGAAGTACGATTTCAGACGAGGCCAGTTGAAGGATTGGAAAGAAAAATTCCCAAGAGTCAGTTGCCGGAAAAACTAATTCTAGATGGTCAGCAGCGCCTGACAACTCTCACACAAACATTGGCGCTCGATGAGCCTGTAGATACCCGTACAGCTAAAGGAAAAAAAATACAACGTCATTATTACTTTGATATTCGAAAAGCAGTGGAATCACCATATAGTTTAGAAGATGCAGTGATTGCCGTGGATGACAGTCGTCAACTGCGCTCAAATTTTGGTCGCGATGTAGATTTGGATCTTTCAACTCGGGAATTGGAGTGTAAGCAATTATACTTTCCTTGTAGTCAGATAATGAGTTCAGACGACTGGGAGGCTACACTGCACCAAGTAGCGCCAGAACAGTTTGGTGCCTATATGGCATTCCGCAAGCTTGTACTTACACCATTTCGAACTTACCAACTTCCTGTGATTTTACTGAAGAAGGAGACATCTAAAGAGGCTGTCTGTTTGGTGTTTGAAAAGGTGAATACCGGTGGCGTGGCTCTGTCAGTCTTTGAGCTGATTACTGCCAGCTATGCAGCTGAAGGGTACAATCTGCGGGATGATTGGTTTGGTTCAAATGTTCGAAACGTTGATTCTCGGCAGGCGCGAATTGAGAAGGATGACTTACTCAAAGGGACAGAATCCACCGAGTTTCTTCAAGCCATTAGCTTGCTCACAACACATGAATTGCGTCTTGCCGACATCCAAGCTGGCAAGACAGGCAAGCAGGTGCGCCCTGTAAGTGCAAAACGAGCCGATGTGCTCCAACTCCCTCTTTCTGCCTGGCACAAGTGGGCGAATTCCCTCGAATCGGGTTTTCGTCAAGTTGGCCGGTTTCTGCGAAAAGAATGTTTTTATAACAGAAGAGACCTGCCTTATAGCACGCAACTTATTCCCTTGGCGGCCGTGTTGACTCAACTTGGTGATCGATGGTTGGAACCGCGCATCTACGACAAGCTTTCACAGTGGTTCTGGTGCGGTGTATTGGGGGAGCTCTATGGTGGAGCTGTAGAAACTCGCATTGCCAACGATTATGAAGAATTATTGCGGTGGGTTGATGACGATGAAGTCATCCCACGAACAGTTCGAGATGCAAGCTTCAGACCTGAACGTTTTGACACTCTTCGCTCTCGTCTTAGTGCCGCCTATAAAGGTATAAATACTTTGGTTCTTCGCGAAGGATCAAAAGATTGGTTTTGGAAGGCCAGTATTCGGGAATTGGATGCAGACGAGATTGCGATGGATATTCATCACATATTTCCGCGTGCATGGTGCGAAAGGAAGGGAATCAGAAGCGATCGATACGACTCTATTCTCAATAAGACACCAATATCTTACAAAGCTAATCGAAAAATTGGCGGAGATGCGCCGTCAGTTTATATCCAGCGTATCCAACACGAAAAGCAGGTTAAATTGAACGAAGAACAAATGAATAAAATACTTGCCACACATGCATTAGAACCAGACCTTCTCAGGTCTGATGACTTTGATCGCTTCGTCGAAGATCGCTGTTCTCGTATGGTATCCCTGATCGAAAGGGCAATGGGAAAGCGAGTGAGTTTGGCTGAGGAAAAAGAAGAGTACGAAATGAGAGACGAGCATGTTTTTTCCTCATGA